The DNA segment TACGTAATCGTTGCATGACTCCTATTTGCTCATTATTGTTGCCGGGAAAATAGTCTGCCCAATTCATATTTAACGTTTCAAACCAAAAATGCTGTTGCCTTGGCTGTTTAGTCCGTAGGATAGAAACGACATTTGTGTTATATGCAAGTGCTTTGTGAGATTTTACGAAAACACCTTCACACATTGCCataattttgaatatgttTGCCACATTCTGGAGAACCTCCTTccttataatttaaattcatatgcGACTGTTTTTTTCACACAACTCCATGCAAATTGTTGCAACTAAATTTCGTTCCGCAGTTCCCACCactataaaattttaaacGTATCGATACTCCGATATTGGAATGTATGTGGATATCAAATCATCAATTTCACACGCGAAAAAATAGAGAACCTATTATTCCTCTCTCATATCGGCAAAGTAAAGAGAAGCATCTAAATGAATAATCTAAAACacaaattaagaaaaaagCGCCTGAGGCATTTTGATAGAATAGGATAGAATATAACTTTTcgcattaattaatattattgagtagtatataattgtaaaaccaaaaaaaatattgcaaacaAGTTGCAATAATATGTGCTTGTGATATGATTTCATCTGTTGTTTTTtaacaattgaatttatttaataggcAAATGTTTTAGTGGTGTGGacataaatttttgtttcttaccGTTTCCGTACTAAATTTAAGGTCATAAGGGTTGCCAAAAACGATCACTTTAAGATTTAGGGAACTTGCGAAACGAATCGCTTTTCGCACGTTTAAAATTTTGCACATCTGGTTACAACActtaaaattagattttgtgGTCGTCCGGGTCACCAGATCGATGCCGATAATCCCGTCAAACGTGGAAAGCGAGTGGAGCATTGCGAAATTCGCACTAGTTTCAGAGATAATCATTATACACTTTTGCGCGAAATTTATATATCTATGTTGTGTCTTCACTAGGAAATGTTTCTCCACGGATATAAcaatacataattaataagTATTTGGTCTTGCTACTGTTCCACATGGGGAATCAGGACCTTATccttaaaaaatgaatattgtCGGGTCCTCTCGATTTTGACTTTCTAGCATAGATTTTCTTTCTGGGTTGCAAATACattctttttcttcttataGTTGATTCCTTGGTTCCTTGGGTTAAGTGAATCTGATCGTGCTTATACAGATTTTAGGttctgattttattattggcCGTAGCATTATCTTGCGACTTCCTGCAGGATTTAGCCACGATTAACTATTAAAATTTGGCTATTGCGGTTGTTATGGTCGGGGAGGCTAATTTCCGAAAGCGTGATGTTTTGAGTTGTGAGGATTTGTTAAAGTTTTTAGTTTGACaacaaatttagtttaatcggaaatattgttatttgtgCCATTCTATGAATGATGTTTATTCTGTTTTCGAAGCGAAACTGTTCGAaaagtttcaaaatttgttttagcttCCTTCGCTAATGCGAGGACTGAAGGGAAATGGACGAGAAGAGCCACGGTTATAACTACAGTCTTTAAAATTTCTGACAATTTGGTTGGGATCAGATGAAATTGTTGAatgcattaaaacaaataaattgtatgcGGCATATTTTGGctaatattttggtatatttatcgAAAAAATGCGATATCCATGAAAATCAGCTGGTTCACTTGCAAATTTTGACaccttaaatttatttcaatttgttttgtaattctaaaaaaattaaaaccaaagtcaaaaaatcaaagaaaatagACTGAGgcatacaaaatgtttaatgaGCGATTTGCTTATTATGATGTAAAACAGAAAGAAGTAGAGGCATTTgatgaataataaaagaaaattatatatatctatacCATTTAAATGCCCTCTGTGAAATTGCtactttttgtttgatttcttTCCACTGTTTTTGATATTCTTCTTCCTATCTGAGTTTGTTTACTGTTCGCGTGATGCAGTTTGGTATAAACACTTGCATAGAACTGCATCATCAAAGCAAATATACTTGGTCTAAATACTCTTACTCTATTACACAAAATCTTAGAGCGACCGTTTTTGGCAACCCTTATGACCCTAAAAATTATGGCCACACACTGAACCATTTGCCTATAAAGCGGCTTTCCCAAATACGTGAAGTCGTGTTGTTTCCACGCAActgcatataaaaaaaaggcctttcaaaatttttgcgGCGTTATTTCGATTCGCAGTTAGTACAAAAAAGTTTTAAGCGTAACGATACTCCGATATTGAAATgcataagaaaattaaatcaacACATTTACTTGAGAGAACATAGACAACGTATTATTTCGAATTCATATCGGATGATATATGTCATTGAATAGAAGCATCAGGGTGGATgatttgaaaaaaaagaaagcgcATGAGGTATTTTCTCGTGAAGAGAAATaccattaatttatattatttagtcGCATCtacatatgaaatttaaaataaaaaaaattgcaacacAGTTTCAGTAATATGTGGGATATTGTCGCCATAGAAATATAGTAGGCAATGAAGGTGATTTCATCTGTTGTTTTTTAACaactacatttatttaatacgcAAATGTTTGAGTGATGTAGACATAAATTTTGGAATCTTCCAATTCCGTGCCAAATCTAGGGTtataaatgttgccaaaaacGGTCACTCTAAAATTTTGGGAAATTGCGAAACGTATCACTCTTTCGCATGTTTGAAATTATGCTTATCTGGGAACAGGGTTTTAAAGGTTGTCTATTTTTTGCATATGGAACTGCCGATTTGGCATTCACATGCATTCTAATATGGGAGTATCGACAcggtattttttatatataataatataataattaatttgtaaagaAACACAAATCTTTGACGCACTTGCAGTATCCATTTccgatttaattttttacattAATATAAGGAACATGGTGTCATGTTGCACTTATCAATGCGTTTCATTTATAATGGTATAAAATAATCACGAATATAATTAAGAGTATTGTGTTTTTGGCTccaataatacattttttatttcatcttGAACATAAGAAATGtgataaaattaaactttttaaaatagcTGAAAAGTTTCTTAAACCGACTCCACATCAGCTTTGTGTCACCTAAAATCTCATAAAGATAGTTGGTATTTGGTTGATAATGATTTCTGTGGCGCCTGTCAGTTTGGGATAAGATTTTAAAACACAAAGaagccaccaaaaaaaaacgtttcCAGCTCCAATTTTAACATTAACTTAAATCATTTCTTTCCGTCGTATTTGACTGTTTTATGAATTGCTCATACAAATGTAGAAtattatgatatatgtatgtatgtatgtacaagtATTATTTTCACTCTGTTCTGGTATTACGTGGCACTGCTGCTCTTAAACTCAATGAGTAATGAGTGTAATTCTATTCTCTGAGACTAAAAGATGAACACATTTAGAGCTAAACCATTTTCCGTTCCGTAGACCTAACAGTTTTGCGCTCAAAACAAACTCAAAAGTCGCTCAGAGCGGATACCAAAGGCCAGGCTGAGAGAGCCCGCTTGCGAGACAAACACAGTGAAAAGGAGAATGAGAGAGTGAGggttatttcttttttaataatttgctcGCTGGTGGTTACGATGTTATGTGCTAGTAGCACAGTGCTACTCtgtttacttgttgttgtcaaagTATCGATACAAAACCCGACACGAGAAtcaagccaagccaagtctGTTTCACTGTCCTATAGGCAGAGCTCAGTTTTGGTTTTCAGTCTGAAATTAGTTTTGAACGTCAACGAAACGTTCGACGCACAGCGTTCAGCGTTGGCAGCTTGACgggtataattattatttaaacgaATAAATTATATGCAACGTAAATTTCACTAGTGCCCAGTAATAATGTAGTGCAATAACACatccttttgttttgtgacAGTGCCTTTTATTCTGCTCAGTATTTCATTTCTTGAACTTTGTTGTAATGTTTTGTGTTCCTTGAAATAGTTGAGAAAGAAGTCATGCCTTGGCATTTATCGAAATTGTATCTTTAGGGGTTACTTTAAGATATCAGTAGAGGATTTTGTCTTGAAGTACTATACTTTAACAAAAAAGATATGATTTATAGAGAAAAACATTTCTATAAGCTCAGCCTCATTGCGTTATCACATTATGATATTTGTAAGAGTGTGCGGGTCCAGCAAAAAAATGCCTCACTTGCAAACTAAAAGGTGTGGTtgtttgtacatacatatgtgtgtatgtatgtacgtgcAAAGCTAAGAGCGGAGTAGCCCCCGACAAAGTTAAgcaattttttctttttctcttttatcaGCAAAGAGACTTAAAATACGCTTATAAATAATGGGTAtgttgtacatacatacatatgtatgttcatgggtgcatacatacaatgtTAATAAGTACCCTACAACGTGCGTGGTTAgctatttgttttaattataacaaaaaaaaaatctgtaattattaatattaataaaaggCAAAGATTCAAAAATATCTTATGGTCAACGCTAATGAGGCGATGAAAATACCACTCCACCGGCAATTCCACTTCAAAAGCACATgagcatacatatatgtatgtatgtatgtttatatttacatatgtatgtatgtatgtatgtatactttTGTACATATCCTgacatattttcatattgtCTTTAGTACATTAGCCACAGtagttttatgtttgtttCATTGGCATTAGCTCTAATTTACCACGATACAGATGCTTGATTTctaactaacaaaaaaaaaaagcttcgCTGGTATTGCCTGAAAAGCGGTTAGTGGTGGTATATTGCGTCAGGAGCAAGCCAAAATGGCGCCAAGAGTCAAGCGGGGGAAACACGAGTGTAGAGAAATTCTCGGGATGCAAAACAAAGCATAGAGCCATTGAGAAATAAGCGGACatgttataaatttaaagtatttctaaaataaaaaaacacataatttgaatttttagaTCGTCTAAATAAGTGCACTTCATTTTCGAAGTATTTACAATAACAtcatataaaaaagaaacataaacAACCCACCAAAATGTCGAAACCAGTACCAATGTCAACATCTAATACTGAAAATGACCTACAAAATCTTCGCAAACCGGAACCATTTAGTTTCAGTGATTTTCTATATAATCCCGAGAAGGGTACAGTTATGGGAAGAGATCGTAAATCATGGGGTAAGTTCAGTGGTTTAATTTCATCGTTACACCTGTAAATTGTAGTACAAAGTAATATTTCAGATTCAGAACCAAAAAAAGGCtactttaattgtttattatattctaaaacaacagaatataaatatatatgtacatatgtacatatatatatttatattggaCTCCACTGTAGCTTACTCGTTTCTATGAAGATACGAtattagtaaaatatattattaaaatgacaACCCTGTCTAGGGAAATAAATAagtacaaacaaataaacaaattttaaataccacATACGAGTAGCTGATGCAAATGTTTATAGTCTACAAgtgtatgtactatatacatacatatgtacatacatgagTTTCGCCTTACAAAACACTTACATCCCATATATTCGTATGTAagcctatatatatatatgtatgtacatatgttgtttatatatgtacatacatatgtacatatgtatgtagcaCTACAGCTTTGTTTTTTGGCTGTCAGAAATATTCTACGCTGGTACGCCCTGACACTGCAGTTAGGAATTAGTTAAAATTTGTATCtacatacatgtacatacatacatatgtatgtacctAGTAGGTACTACCTACCTAGTAAAAACCTGCTGATCGATAtcaaatttcgaatttaaagaaaattatcgAGTTTTGTAATAAAGTATTTAACagaacatatgtacatacataaacatatatgaatatacatattacaACCACTCAATGTTTCATgcaatatgtacatacatacatatgtacgcaAATGCTTCATTCTTTTCTAACTTACATGATCACAGCTCTATGTGAATAAAATGCTGAATGAATGAAACTGACATAACCAGACAAGTCAACCATTGATCCACCGGTCTGCGCGGCAGTCACCAGTGATGCCAATTTGTCCTTTTTCCGGACAGATCTGTCCTGTTTTTAACGTTTCATCcggaaaaaattgaaaatcatcCGCATACCTGAAATCTGtcttttttttagatttttcatCCGGAAATCtgtccttttttttaaatctaatataaattattattctttatttatctAAAATAGTTGCTTTCACGctccaatttaaatttattagtagctgtaaaatttgaaacagGTGGCAACTTTTCGCGGCTGCCATACCTATATCGACAGTTTGGTAAAAAATTAATCGAAAAACTCTATTCACGGTTTACTTGCACTCTCTGTTTCGGTACTGGAcacacaatttcaaaatttgtattataaagttaaaaatgcaaaaaaaaatgtataagcAAAAGTTTCGGGACTGTTGGCTACTGCAGCCCGATTTTAAAGATTGGAATAGCCATAATTCAGACATTAACAAGGCTTATTTCAAATACTGTAAATGCAGTATTAACTGTAAAATTGACCAAATAAGAGTGCACATGACGACAAAAAAACATACGCAAAATACATCAAGTTTAGTGaaacaaagtaaaatttatttcgaGCCGGTCAAATCTTCAGAAACTTGTCGCCAAGAAGCTGAATTAGTATTAGAAATGAATTAgtaaaaacacattttgacGCCAAGAAGGTTAAATTGCACAGAACCAAGTGCACTAACCTTATTAGAAATGTAGTGTCTGACAGACACTGCCTGTGCCAGAAAAGTATCTCCAAATAATTGGCTTCATGGCTACTTATGAGGACAGCAATAATCGAAGCTGCCTTAAAACTATTatcttaataataaaaaacaaaattattgtaaacaaacattttgtcCCTTTTTcta comes from the Drosophila nasuta strain 15112-1781.00 unplaced genomic scaffold, ASM2355853v1 ctg14_pilon, whole genome shotgun sequence genome and includes:
- the LOC132797609 gene encoding uncharacterized protein LOC132797609; the protein is MIISETSANFAMLHSLSTFDGIIGIDLVTRTTTKSNFKCCNQMCKILNVRKAIRFASSLNLKVIVFGNPYDLKFSTETLKPLTSSSNGKMSAEICRLTYNRLVDTLWMENA